The following is a genomic window from Candidatus Binatota bacterium.
GTAGGCGTCTCGGTAGTGGCCGCGCTATCGCCCGCCGTCAACACCACGATCGCCTTGACCTCTTGTCCGAGCTCGGCGTGCTCAACGCCGATCACGGCGGCTTCTTCGACCGCCGGGTGGGCTTCGAGGCGCCGTTCAATTTCGACGGGGTAAATGTTCTCTGCGGCGCGCAGTATCAAGTCGCGAGCGCGGCTGTTGATGTACAGGCGACCGTCGAGCAGGTGGCCGATGTCGCCGGTCGCCAGCCAGCGACCCGGGTGGATGGCCTCGCGCGTGGCCTCGGGTTGTCCCCAGTACTCGAGCATTAGGTAGGGGCTGCGCACGAAGATCTCGCCGTCTTCGCCGTCGGGCAGAGCGTCGCCGCTGTCATTGCGTATTTCGACCTGCTGGGTCGGCATCACGCGGCCTACCGACAGCGGGTGGCGGGCGAGTTCGCGTCCGCCGGTCATGGTAACCGGCACCACGGTTTCGCTGCTGCCGTAGCCCAGCCCCACGCCCTGTTCGCCGTTGGGCACAAGGTCGCGCATGCGGGCCTGGGTTTCGGGCGTGGTGGGTGCTCCACCGCTGCCGAGGTTGCGCAGCGAGCTGAGGTCGTAGTCGTGCAGGCGGGGATGGCCGAGCACGCGCGGCGCCATGCTGCCGAGGCCAGCCCAGATCGTGATCCGTTCCTTCTCGATCAGCCGGAGCACGTCCTCGGGGTCAAAGGCGCCCAGCCGCCATACCGTCTTTGCGCCCGCGGCCATCATCATCAAGCCGCCCGTGTACAGGCCCGACATGTGAAACAGCGGAACGGTCATCAGCGCGCAGGTAGCCGGAGGATCGCTTTCGCCGGGTATCCCTTCTTCGGCGGCCAGCATGACGTTGCGAAAGCCGTGCAGCATTGAGTTGCTCAGAAAACCGCACACGCCGCGGTGGGTGTTTACGGCACCCTTGGAGCGACCGGTGGTACCGCTGGTGAAGAGGATTATGGCGGGGTCGTCTTCGGCTATGGGAGTTTCAGGCAGGCCGACGTCGGGCGCGTAGTTGACCAGTTGCTCGAAGTCGGTCTCGATCTTGATCGTAGCGATGCCGGGAGCAGCGGCCAGGGCGTCGCCCAGGCGGTCGAGTCGTTTTTCGTCGGCCACCAGGACTCGCGGCGTGGTGAGTTCCAGTGAGTGTCGTATTTCTTCGGATTTCCACCAGCCGTTGAGCGCCGACACGACCGCGCCCAGGCTCACCGTGGCCCAGAAGGTGACCAGCCACTCGGGATGATTCTCGGCGAGGATGGCCACTCGGTCGCCGGGCCTGATCTTGTACTCGTCCCTGAGCGCGGCAGCCGTCGAGCACACCATGCGGTAGTGCTCGGCGTAGCTGATACGGCGGTCGCCCGAGACAATGTATTCTGCGTCGCCGTGCAGGGCCGAGTCGGCCAGTACTTCCCTGAGCGAACGCTTGCGGCCGGCGAACACCTGCATGCGTTGGCCGAGGACTTCTTCCTCGACGACGTCGAAGCCACCGCCGGGGGCGATGAGTTGCGCGGTTATCTTGTCAAAAGCGTCCATCAGGGGTGTGCTCGGTCGAGAAGCCGTGCTTTTTCTGTAGTTGGAACGCATCCCCCTTCAGCGCAAGTAGATAGGCGATGACCAGGCCCGCGGCTCGGCCGTTGCCAGGCAATCCTCCTCGTTGGGCGTACGGAAATCCGCGCCCCAACAGGGGTCCACCTCCTCGCAGTTGCCGCCGTCGTCGTACTTGCAGCGCAGGGCGTCGGCGTTGACCGTGGGAGTGGCGCGCTCGATGGCGCGTACGTAGTACACGTGTTCGCGATCGCTGCGAGCCTGCTCGGGGTCGTCGAACTCCACCGTGCAGCCGTTGCCGTCCGCGGGGCAGGGCAGTATCTTCCACGGGTCTTCGATGAGCTCGGCCAGGGAGTCATCTTGTGCCTCCGCGAGATTGCCGGGACGGCGCGCACGCACGCGCACTACTTCTATGCGCTCGATGGGGCGCCTTCGGTCAGTGGGGTTGTAGCACTCACCCCGGCACAGGCGCTCGAGCCTTGCGGGAGACAGGCCCTGCTCGGAGTGCTCGGGGCAGCCCTGCTCCTGCTCCAGCGAGCCAGCGGCTCGCACCCTGAAACGCGGTGTTCCGGTCATGTCGGCCTCGCCGCCCATGGCGAGTTCGCCGTCGGGGCCGTTCAGGAGGTCAAACCACAGCAGTATGCGCGGCCCGCTGGTGCCGTAGACCTCGCGTCGTTTCATGGCCTGCCAGATCGAATCGCGGTCGCGGCCGCCGGAGTGCACGGCCACCAAGCCTCCGGTGACAAAAAATGAAGCTACTCGCTCGGCTTCCAGGGCGAGCATGGGGTTGGCCATGACCGCGTCGGTGGCAACGAAGGGCTGGGATTCCCCATTGTCGGCAGCTTTTTCTCCGCGCAGAACGTTGTAAGTGAAGCGGCTGTGTACGCCGCGGGCCTCGGTCATCTGGTAGCGTGCGTACTCCTTGTAGCCGGTACCGGGGCGCGCAGAGTGGTTGTCGCTCGAAGCCATGAAGCCAAAGCGAAAGCGGCGCGCGTCGCCGTCCGCCTCGTTGCCGGTCAGTGCCAGCGTGTACTGAGCAGAGTTGCGCGGCCGGTAGTTGAAGGACGGGAGAAAACAGTCGCGGCATTGGCCGCAGTCGAGCCAGGCTTCGGGCTCGGCCCAGGGTAACGTCAGGTGACCCTGCTGGCCGGCCTCGAGATGGTTGGTCTGGGCTTCGGTAACCAGCTGCTCACAACTCGCCGAGTCGGGATTTTCACAGCGTTCGCGCACAAGCTGGCCAGCCCGCCGGCAGCAGGGAAGGTAGTTTTCTGTCGCCTCGGGGCAAACAGCACCGTTGTCGCCAGCAACACCGTCCTCGCGCCAGTCTCGGTACTCTTCGGAGTTGCCATGTCCGGAAAACACCTCCAGCAGGATCTGCCTCTCGGGGTCGTGCTGCGCGCCCTTCAACTGCTTGTCGAACGATGAGCCCGGCGGTGTGTACACTCCCCAGGCCGTGCCGTGCGGAATGACTATGGATTCGTGTCCCCACTGGGCGAGTTTTTCGAACAGCTCGGCGGGGTCCAGGGCGGTTTCGATGCAGTCGTTGGGGAGTTGGCGGGTGTCGATTCCTGCCTCGCAATCCGGCGTGTCCAGGAGCTCGTTCTGGTAGAAATCAAAGGAAAGAAACTGATCGAATTCATCCAGGTCGGCCAGGGGTAGCAGTAGCCGTTGCTTGAGCGGGCGCTTGTCGCCCAGCATTTTTATCAGCAGTGACCGCGCAGCTATCGGCCGCCTGGGTATGGAGTCCTCGTCGAGGTCGCGCAGGATGACATTCTTGTGTCCCCAGTGCTCCGACGGGGTCTGTCCCACCTGCGTCCACTCCCATCCCAGGTAGGCGACAACGTCGGGATTGTCGGGATCGCCGGCCAGGGCGTTGCACTGGCGAACCGAATCCACGGTCTCTTGCCAGTGTTGCGGGGTCAGGCCCTCGGCGTGATCGTTTATGCTCCAGAAGTCGAGGCCCGAGCAGTAGCGGGCAAAATCACAGGCATCGGCTGGCGGGTGCGCGCCTTCACCTTGCATGACGGGCAGGCTGAAAGTGAACGCGTCGGGCGAAAAGGTGGTGTGTACGTGCAGGTCGCCGAAGAGAATCTGCTTGTCGTTGCCGACCTCAAGAGCCTGTGCGGTTTCGCGTTGCCTGGCCTGTTCGGTCTCGACAACAGTTGTCGGCAAGGCGGCGCCTTCTATGTTGCCAGGACCCTGGTGTTTGCCGCAGCCTGGCAGCATGAGCAGGGCTGCTGCGCTGAGAGCAAGAAGAACCCGTAGCGGGGTGGCCTTGAGATGAAGGCGACTATGCATGTGTATCTTTCTCCTGCTAGTGAGTGGGTTCAGGCTTCGGGCATAAGTGACTGCAGGTGCTCGTAAGCGTCGATGTACTCTTCTACCAGTTGGTTGATCACCTGGCGCACCGGGCGCACATCGTTCATGCGCCCCACGATCTGTCCCACCGGGTTGAAGGCCACCCCCTGGGCCTTCGCCGCGTAGCGGTGTACGCGGTGCACGGCATCGGCCGTAACCATCCACTGCAGCGGCATGCCCAGCGGCGCGGGGGTCTCGGGGTCTTCCCAGGCCTTGGTCCAGTCGTTCTTGAGCATGCGGCAGGGCTTGCCGGTCCAGCTTCGCGACCTGACGGTGTCCCGGGTCTGGGCATCCAGCAGGCCCTGTACCTGCTCGGGCGGGCAGGCCGACTCCGCCACCGTGAGCCACAGTGAGCCCGACCACACACCCTGCGCTCCCATGGCCAGCGCGGCAGCCACCTGCCGACCGCTGCCGATTCCGCCAGCAGCCAATACCGGTAGCGGCGCGACGGCATCAATCACTTCGGGCCACAGCACCATGCTGCCCACGTCGCCGGTGTGTCCCCCGCCCTCGGTGCCCTGGGCGATGATGAAGTCGCAGCCTGCTTCCTTGTGCTTGAGGGCCTGGTAGGCGCTGCCGCACAGCGCTCCCACCAGCAGGCCGGCGTCCTGTATCTCCTTGATGACTTCGGCCGGGGGCGTGCCCAGCGCGTTGGCTATGAGTTTGACCTTCTTGTGCTTGAGCGCGGTTTCTACCTGCGGGCCGGCCGTCAGCTGC
Proteins encoded in this region:
- a CDS encoding nitronate monooxygenase, producing MQTELCQRLGIEFPIFAFTHCRDVVAAVSNAGGLGVLGAVGFSVEELEAELQWIDEHVGDNPYGVDIVIPGKYEGMEETDLDKLQALLAAQVPQEHRDFASRVLDEHGVPPLPEGEKAKELLGWTQLTAGPQVETALKHKKVKLIANALGTPPAEVIKEIQDAGLLVGALCGSAYQALKHKEAGCDFIIAQGTEGGGHTGDVGSMVLWPEVIDAVAPLPVLAAGGIGSGRQVAAALAMGAQGVWSGSLWLTVAESACPPEQVQGLLDAQTRDTVRSRSWTGKPCRMLKNDWTKAWEDPETPAPLGMPLQWMVTADAVHRVHRYAAKAQGVAFNPVGQIVGRMNDVRPVRQVINQLVEEYIDAYEHLQSLMPEA
- a CDS encoding DUF3604 domain-containing protein — encoded protein: MHSRLHLKATPLRVLLALSAAALLMLPGCGKHQGPGNIEGAALPTTVVETEQARQRETAQALEVGNDKQILFGDLHVHTTFSPDAFTFSLPVMQGEGAHPPADACDFARYCSGLDFWSINDHAEGLTPQHWQETVDSVRQCNALAGDPDNPDVVAYLGWEWTQVGQTPSEHWGHKNVILRDLDEDSIPRRPIAARSLLIKMLGDKRPLKQRLLLPLADLDEFDQFLSFDFYQNELLDTPDCEAGIDTRQLPNDCIETALDPAELFEKLAQWGHESIVIPHGTAWGVYTPPGSSFDKQLKGAQHDPERQILLEVFSGHGNSEEYRDWREDGVAGDNGAVCPEATENYLPCCRRAGQLVRERCENPDSASCEQLVTEAQTNHLEAGQQGHLTLPWAEPEAWLDCGQCRDCFLPSFNYRPRNSAQYTLALTGNEADGDARRFRFGFMASSDNHSARPGTGYKEYARYQMTEARGVHSRFTYNVLRGEKAADNGESQPFVATDAVMANPMLALEAERVASFFVTGGLVAVHSGGRDRDSIWQAMKRREVYGTSGPRILLWFDLLNGPDGELAMGGEADMTGTPRFRVRAAGSLEQEQGCPEHSEQGLSPARLERLCRGECYNPTDRRRPIERIEVVRVRARRPGNLAEAQDDSLAELIEDPWKILPCPADGNGCTVEFDDPEQARSDREHVYYVRAIERATPTVNADALRCKYDDGGNCEEVDPCWGADFRTPNEEDCLATAEPRAWSSPIYLR
- a CDS encoding long-chain fatty acid--CoA ligase: MRSNYRKSTASRPSTPLMDAFDKITAQLIAPGGGFDVVEEEVLGQRMQVFAGRKRSLREVLADSALHGDAEYIVSGDRRISYAEHYRMVCSTAAALRDEYKIRPGDRVAILAENHPEWLVTFWATVSLGAVVSALNGWWKSEEIRHSLELTTPRVLVADEKRLDRLGDALAAAPGIATIKIETDFEQLVNYAPDVGLPETPIAEDDPAIILFTSGTTGRSKGAVNTHRGVCGFLSNSMLHGFRNVMLAAEEGIPGESDPPATCALMTVPLFHMSGLYTGGLMMMAAGAKTVWRLGAFDPEDVLRLIEKERITIWAGLGSMAPRVLGHPRLHDYDLSSLRNLGSGGAPTTPETQARMRDLVPNGEQGVGLGYGSSETVVPVTMTGGRELARHPLSVGRVMPTQQVEIRNDSGDALPDGEDGEIFVRSPYLMLEYWGQPEATREAIHPGRWLATGDIGHLLDGRLYINSRARDLILRAAENIYPVEIERRLEAHPAVEEAAVIGVEHAELGQEVKAIVVLTAGDSAATTETPTSEELAAWCAETMATFKVPSLWQLRSEPLPRNAAGKVLKIELES